The Astyanax mexicanus isolate ESR-SI-001 chromosome 7, AstMex3_surface, whole genome shotgun sequence genome has a window encoding:
- the crybb1l2 gene encoding crystallin, beta B1, like 2 — MSTTGEKAKPASQPDGKAAQSTKSDFGMGSYKMCVFDQENFQGRMIEISNECMNVCEMGMDKVRSLRVDCGPFVGFEQMNFCGEMYILEKGEYPRWDCWSNCQRNDYLLSFRPVRMDPEKHKICLYEVGEYKGRKMEIIDDDVPSLFAYGFTDRVGSIMVSCGTWVGYQYPGYRGSQYLLEKGDYRHFNEYGARCPQMQSVRRIRDMQWHQEGCYTMASK; from the exons ATGTCTACCACTGGAGAGAAGGCCAAGCCTGCTTCCCAGCCTGATGGCAAGGCTGCTCAGAGCACCAAGTCAGACTTCGGCATGGGTTCCTacaag atgtgtgtgtttgaCCAGGAGAACTTCCAGGGCCGCATGATTGAGATCTCTAATGAGTGTATGAACGTGTGTGAGATGGGCATGGACAAAGTGCGCTCACTGCGCGTGGACTGTGGCCC ttTTGTTGGGTTTGAGCAGATGAATTTCTGTGGTGAGATGTACATCCTGGAGAAGGGCGAGTACCCCCGCTGGGATTGCTGGAGCAACTGCCAGAGGAACGACTACCTGCTCTCCTTCAGGCCTGTCCGCATG GACCCAGAGAAGCATAAGATCTGTCTGTACGAGGTTGGCGAGTATAAGGGCCGAAAGATGGAGATCATCGATGACGACGTGCCCAGCCTGTTCGCCTACGGCTTCACTGACCGAGTTGGCAGCATCATGGTCAGCTGTGGCAC CTGGGTGGGCTACCAGTACCCCGGCTACAGAGGCAGCCAGTACCTGCTGGAGAAGGGCGACTACAGACACTTTAATGAGTACGGCGCCCGCTGCCCACAGATGCAGTCCGTGAGGCGCATCCGCGACATGCAGTGGCACCAGGAAGGCTGCTACACCATGGCCAGCAAGTGA